The proteins below come from a single Piscinibacter gummiphilus genomic window:
- a CDS encoding VOC family protein, with translation MSTTRPFKVLGIQQVAIGGPSKERLRTLWVDTLGLEVTGNFVSERENVDEDICAMGKGAFKVEVDLMQPLDPEKKPAVHTTPLNHIGLWIDDLPKAVEWLTAKGVRFAPGGIRKGAAGYDICFLHPKANDEFPIAGEGVLIELVQAPADVIKALS, from the coding sequence ATGAGCACGACGAGACCGTTCAAGGTGCTGGGCATCCAGCAGGTGGCGATCGGCGGGCCGAGCAAGGAGCGCCTGCGCACGCTGTGGGTCGACACGCTGGGCCTCGAAGTCACCGGCAATTTCGTCAGCGAGCGAGAAAACGTCGACGAAGACATCTGCGCGATGGGCAAAGGCGCGTTCAAGGTCGAGGTCGACCTGATGCAGCCGCTCGACCCCGAGAAGAAGCCCGCGGTGCACACCACGCCGCTCAACCACATCGGGCTGTGGATCGATGACCTGCCGAAGGCCGTGGAATGGCTCACCGCCAAGGGCGTGCGCTTCGCGCCGGGCGGCATCCGCAAAGGCGCTGCGGGCTACGACATCTGCTTCCTGCACCCGAAGGCGAACGACGAGTTTCCGATCGCGGGCGAGGGCGTGCTCATCGAGCTGGTCCAGGCGCCCGCCGACGTGATCAAGGCCCTGTCGTGA
- the accC gene encoding acetyl-CoA carboxylase biotin carboxylase subunit, which produces MFTKILIANRGEIAGRVIKTAKKMGIKTVAVYSDADRDARHVELADEAVHIGAPPSRESYLVMDKIIGACKQTGAQAVHPGYGFLSENEEFARRVEEEGIVFIGPKHASIAAMGDKIASKKLAAEARVNTIPGHNAAISGAKEAVEIAKKIGYPVMIKASAGGGGKGLRVAYSDKEAFEGFTACQNEARNSFGDDRVFIEKFVEEPRHIEIQVLGDGHGNTVYLWERECSIQRRHQKVIEEAPSPFLDDATRKAMGEQAVALAKAVNYQSAGTVEFVVGKDKSFYFLEMNTRLQVEHPVTECITGLDLVELMIRVAAGEKLPFKQEEIQRNGWAMECRINAEDPFRNFLPSTGRLVKYAPPKEENGVRVDTGVYEGGEIPMYYDSMIAKLIVHGKDRLEAIRKMREALNGFAIRGINSNIPFQAALLAHPDFVGGNFNTGFIAEHYGRGFTAEAVPHDDPMFLRALAAVANRKHLERASRISGQLPGHEMEIGADFVVVTDLGGGNTEQVPVKVEKQGGGFEVTMGGKTSRIAFVTPLRDIVIRGTFDGEPFCAQIERKGLAYRVAHNGTQIEAKVLTPRAAELNALMPFKAPPDLSKFLLSPMPGLLVDVAVTKGQKVMAGEKLAVIEAMKMENILTATQDCVVAEVAASKGESLAVDQVILKFE; this is translated from the coding sequence ATGTTCACAAAAATTCTGATCGCCAACCGTGGCGAAATCGCCGGCCGCGTCATCAAGACCGCCAAGAAGATGGGCATCAAGACGGTCGCCGTCTACTCCGATGCCGACCGCGATGCGCGCCATGTGGAGCTGGCCGACGAGGCGGTGCACATCGGCGCGCCGCCCTCGCGCGAGTCCTACCTCGTGATGGACAAGATCATCGGGGCGTGCAAGCAGACCGGCGCGCAGGCCGTGCACCCGGGCTACGGCTTCCTGAGCGAGAACGAGGAGTTCGCGCGCCGGGTGGAAGAAGAGGGCATCGTGTTCATCGGCCCGAAGCACGCGTCCATTGCCGCCATGGGCGACAAGATCGCGTCGAAGAAGCTCGCGGCCGAGGCGCGCGTCAACACCATTCCGGGCCACAACGCAGCCATCTCGGGTGCGAAGGAGGCGGTCGAGATCGCCAAGAAGATCGGCTACCCGGTGATGATCAAGGCGAGTGCTGGCGGCGGCGGCAAGGGCTTGCGCGTGGCGTATTCCGACAAGGAAGCCTTCGAAGGTTTCACCGCCTGCCAGAACGAAGCCCGCAACAGCTTTGGCGACGACCGGGTGTTCATCGAGAAGTTCGTCGAGGAGCCGCGCCACATCGAGATCCAGGTGCTGGGCGATGGCCACGGCAACACCGTCTACCTGTGGGAGCGCGAGTGCTCCATCCAGCGCCGCCACCAGAAGGTGATCGAAGAGGCACCGAGCCCTTTCCTCGACGATGCCACCCGCAAGGCGATGGGCGAGCAGGCCGTGGCGCTCGCGAAGGCGGTGAACTACCAGTCGGCCGGCACGGTGGAGTTCGTCGTCGGCAAGGACAAGAGCTTCTACTTCCTCGAGATGAACACCCGCCTGCAGGTGGAGCACCCGGTCACCGAGTGCATCACCGGCCTCGACCTGGTGGAGCTGATGATCCGCGTGGCGGCCGGCGAGAAGCTGCCCTTCAAGCAGGAAGAGATCCAGCGCAACGGCTGGGCGATGGAATGCCGCATCAACGCGGAAGATCCCTTCCGCAACTTCCTGCCGTCCACCGGCCGCTTGGTGAAGTACGCACCCCCGAAGGAAGAAAACGGGGTGCGCGTCGACACCGGCGTCTACGAAGGCGGCGAGATCCCGATGTACTACGACTCGATGATCGCCAAGCTCATCGTGCACGGGAAGGACCGGCTGGAGGCGATCCGCAAGATGCGCGAGGCGCTGAACGGGTTCGCGATTCGTGGCATCAACTCCAACATCCCCTTCCAGGCGGCGCTGCTGGCGCACCCCGATTTCGTGGGCGGCAACTTCAACACGGGCTTCATCGCCGAGCACTACGGCCGTGGCTTCACCGCCGAAGCGGTGCCGCACGACGACCCGATGTTCCTGCGGGCGCTGGCCGCAGTGGCCAACCGCAAGCACCTGGAGCGTGCCAGCCGCATCAGCGGCCAGCTGCCGGGGCATGAGATGGAGATCGGCGCCGACTTCGTGGTGGTCACCGACCTCGGCGGCGGCAACACCGAGCAGGTGCCCGTCAAAGTGGAAAAGCAGGGCGGTGGCTTCGAGGTGACGATGGGCGGCAAGACGAGCCGCATCGCCTTCGTGACGCCCCTGCGCGACATCGTGATCCGCGGTACCTTCGACGGCGAGCCCTTCTGTGCGCAGATCGAGCGCAAGGGCCTGGCCTACCGCGTGGCCCACAACGGCACGCAGATCGAAGCGAAGGTGCTCACGCCGCGTGCGGCCGAGCTGAATGCGCTGATGCCCTTCAAGGCGCCACCCGATCTGTCGAAGTTCCTGCTGTCGCCGATGCCTGGCTTGTTGGTCGACGTGGCGGTGACGAAGGGGCAGAAGGTGATGGCGGGTGAGAAGCTCGCGGTGATCGAGGCGATGAAGATGGAAAACATCCTCACCGCCACGCAGGATTGCGTGGTGGCTGAAGTGGCCGCGAGCAAGGGCGAAAGCCTGGCCGTCGATCAGGTCATCCTGAAGTTCGAGTGA
- a CDS encoding acyl-CoA carboxylase subunit beta produces MHDIIEQLEKKRAAARLGGGEKRIAAQHSKGKLTARERLELLLDEGTFEEWDMFVEHRCHDFGMQDNKIPGDGVVTGYGMINGRLVFVYSQDFTVFGGALSEAHAEKICKVMDQAMKVGAPVIGLNDSGGARIQEGVASLGGYAEVFQRNVMASGVVPQISMIMGPSAGGAVYSPAMTDFIFMVKDSSYMFVTGPEVVKTVTHEEVTSEELGGATTHTTKSGVADLAFDNDVDALLMLRRFYNYLPLNNREKAPVRPSHDPADRIDLSLDTLVPDNPNKPYDIKELIVKCADDGEFFELQPGYAQNIVIGFCRMEGQTVGVVANQPLVLAGCLDIKSSIKAARFVRFCDAFNIPIVTYVDVPGFMPGTSQEFGGIIKHGAKLLYAYAECTVPKITVITRKAYGGAYDVMASKHLRGDVNFAWPNAEIAVMGAKGAVEIIFREEKSDPAKLAAREAEYKAKFANPFVAGARGFIDDVIQPHETRKRICRSLVMLRNKKVENPWRKHGNIPL; encoded by the coding sequence ATGCACGACATCATCGAACAGCTCGAAAAGAAGCGCGCCGCGGCGCGCCTGGGCGGCGGCGAGAAACGCATCGCCGCGCAGCACAGCAAAGGCAAGCTCACCGCGCGCGAGCGCCTAGAGCTGCTGCTCGACGAAGGCACCTTCGAAGAGTGGGACATGTTCGTCGAGCACCGCTGCCACGACTTCGGCATGCAGGACAACAAGATCCCCGGCGACGGCGTCGTGACCGGCTACGGCATGATCAACGGCCGCCTCGTCTTCGTCTACAGCCAGGACTTCACCGTCTTCGGCGGCGCGCTCTCCGAAGCGCATGCCGAGAAGATCTGCAAGGTGATGGACCAGGCGATGAAGGTCGGCGCCCCGGTCATCGGCTTGAACGACTCCGGTGGTGCGCGCATCCAGGAAGGCGTGGCCTCGCTCGGCGGGTATGCCGAAGTCTTCCAGCGCAACGTGATGGCCTCAGGCGTGGTGCCGCAGATCAGCATGATCATGGGGCCGAGCGCGGGTGGTGCGGTGTACTCGCCGGCGATGACCGACTTCATCTTCATGGTGAAGGACAGCAGCTACATGTTCGTCACCGGCCCGGAAGTGGTGAAGACCGTGACGCATGAAGAGGTGACCTCGGAAGAACTGGGCGGCGCCACCACCCACACCACCAAGAGCGGCGTGGCCGACCTCGCGTTCGACAACGACGTGGATGCGCTCCTCATGCTGCGCCGCTTCTACAACTACCTGCCGCTCAACAACCGCGAGAAGGCGCCGGTGCGCCCGAGCCACGACCCGGCCGACCGCATCGACCTTTCGCTCGACACGCTGGTGCCCGACAACCCCAACAAGCCCTACGACATCAAGGAGCTGATCGTCAAATGCGCCGACGACGGCGAGTTCTTCGAACTGCAGCCGGGCTACGCGCAGAACATCGTGATCGGCTTCTGCCGCATGGAAGGCCAGACGGTCGGCGTGGTGGCCAACCAGCCGCTGGTGCTCGCGGGTTGCCTCGACATCAAGAGCAGCATCAAGGCGGCACGCTTCGTGCGCTTCTGCGACGCGTTCAACATTCCCATCGTCACGTATGTCGACGTGCCGGGCTTCATGCCGGGCACGAGCCAGGAGTTCGGCGGCATCATCAAGCACGGCGCCAAGCTGCTCTATGCCTACGCGGAGTGCACGGTGCCGAAGATCACCGTCATCACCCGCAAGGCCTACGGCGGTGCGTACGACGTGATGGCCTCCAAGCACCTGCGCGGTGACGTCAACTTCGCCTGGCCCAACGCCGAGATCGCGGTGATGGGCGCCAAGGGGGCGGTGGAGATCATCTTCCGTGAGGAGAAGAGCGACCCCGCCAAGCTCGCTGCACGCGAAGCCGAATACAAGGCCAAGTTTGCCAACCCGTTTGTCGCCGGCGCACGGGGCTTCATCGACGACGTGATCCAGCCGCACGAGACGCGCAAGCGCATCTGCCGCTCGCTGGTGATGCTCCGAAACAAGAAAGTGGAAAACCCGTGGCGTAAGCACGGGAACATTCCTCTCTGA
- the meaB gene encoding methylmalonyl Co-A mutase-associated GTPase MeaB translates to MDATDQQLMDGVRRADRRALAKAITLLESTRADHRMRADALLNALLPHTGQALRLGISGVPGVGKSTFIEALGLYLIAQGHRVAVLAVDPSSSLSGGSILGDKTRMEQLSASPSAYIRPSPSSGTLGGVAEKTREAMLVFEAAGYDVVIVETVGVGQSETAVAGMTDLFVLMQLPNAGDDLQAIKRGVMELADLVVINKADIDLDAATRAEAMIASSLRLLGHAGHGDGAPSRVLKLSALKAQGVDTFWQKVQDLIARRRTTGEFAQRRQHQGQAWMWDLIHAALLGDFRRHPDVRRALPEVLKSVNDSRVAPSAAARQLLQLFTRA, encoded by the coding sequence TTGGACGCCACCGACCAGCAGCTGATGGACGGCGTGCGACGCGCCGACCGGCGTGCGCTCGCCAAGGCCATCACGCTGCTTGAATCGACCCGTGCCGATCACCGCATGCGGGCCGATGCGCTGCTCAACGCGCTGCTGCCGCACACCGGCCAGGCGCTGCGTCTGGGCATCTCGGGTGTGCCGGGCGTCGGCAAGTCGACCTTCATCGAGGCGCTGGGCCTGTACCTGATCGCGCAAGGGCATCGCGTCGCGGTGCTCGCCGTCGATCCGTCTTCGAGCCTCTCGGGCGGCTCCATCCTCGGCGACAAGACGCGCATGGAGCAGCTGTCGGCGAGCCCGTCTGCTTACATCCGCCCGAGCCCTTCGTCGGGCACGCTCGGGGGCGTGGCCGAGAAGACGCGCGAGGCGATGCTCGTCTTCGAAGCCGCGGGCTATGACGTGGTGATCGTCGAGACGGTGGGCGTCGGCCAGAGCGAGACCGCGGTCGCCGGCATGACCGACCTCTTCGTGCTGATGCAGCTGCCCAATGCGGGCGACGACCTGCAGGCCATCAAGCGCGGCGTGATGGAGCTGGCCGACCTCGTGGTCATCAACAAGGCCGACATCGACCTCGACGCCGCCACACGCGCCGAGGCCATGATCGCGAGCTCGCTGCGCCTCCTGGGCCACGCCGGCCACGGCGATGGCGCCCCCTCGCGCGTGCTCAAGCTGAGTGCGCTCAAGGCGCAGGGCGTGGACACCTTCTGGCAGAAGGTGCAGGACCTCATTGCACGTCGCCGCACGACTGGCGAATTCGCGCAGCGCCGTCAGCACCAGGGCCAGGCCTGGATGTGGGACCTGATCCACGCTGCGCTGCTCGGTGACTTCCGCCGCCACCCCGACGTCCGCCGCGCCTTGCCCGAGGTGCTGAAGAGCGTCAATGATTCCCGCGTGGCGCCTTCGGCTGCTGCGCGTCAGCTCCTCCAACTCTTTACCCGAGCCTGA
- the scpA gene encoding methylmalonyl-CoA mutase yields MSDPKLTPEALAAWQKAAAKSAPGGNVEALNWVTPEGITVKPLYTAADTQDLPHADTLPGFAPFVRGPQATMYAVRPWTIRQYAGFSTAEESNAFYRRALAAGGQGVSVAFDLATHRGYDSDHPRVTGDVGKAGVAIDSVEDMKILFDGIPLDKVSVSMTMNGAVLPVLAGYVVAAEEQGVPQDKLSGTIQNDILKEFMVRNTYIYPPEPSMRVIGDIIEYTAKNMPKFNSISISGYHMQEAGANQALELAFTLADGREYVKTALAKGLNVDDFAGRLSFFWAIGMNFYLEVAKMRAARLLWWRIMKEFNPKNDKSLMLRTHCQTSGWSLTEQDPYNNVVRTTIEAMAAVFGGTQSLHTNSFDEAIALPTDFSARIARNTQLIIQEETHITNVVDPWAGSYMMEKLTQDMADKAWSIIEEVEAMGGMTKAVQSGWAKLKIEASAAEKQARIDSGKDVIVGVNKYKLKEEDPIEARDIDNHAVRDAQVARLQKIRATRDPKAVQAALDALTQCADSGSGNLLDLSIKAIRLRATVGEVSDALEKVWGRHRADTQKVTGVYAAAYDSAEGWEKLQQEIAAFAEEQGRRPRVMIAKLGQDGHDRGAKVVATAFADLGFDVDMGPLFQTAEECARQAIENDVHAVGVSTLAAGHKTLVPAIIEALKAQGADDIVVFVGGVIPRQDYDYLYEAGVKGIYGPGTPIPASAKDVLEKIKAQIAKA; encoded by the coding sequence ATGTCCGATCCCAAGCTCACCCCCGAAGCGCTCGCCGCCTGGCAGAAAGCCGCCGCCAAGTCCGCCCCGGGCGGCAACGTCGAGGCGCTCAACTGGGTCACGCCCGAGGGCATCACCGTGAAGCCGCTGTACACCGCGGCCGACACGCAAGACTTGCCGCATGCCGACACGCTGCCCGGCTTCGCGCCCTTCGTGCGCGGCCCTCAGGCCACGATGTACGCGGTGCGACCGTGGACGATCCGCCAGTACGCCGGCTTCTCCACCGCCGAAGAGAGCAATGCCTTCTACCGCCGCGCCCTCGCCGCTGGTGGGCAGGGCGTGAGCGTGGCCTTCGACCTCGCCACCCACCGCGGCTACGACAGCGACCACCCGCGCGTGACCGGCGACGTGGGCAAGGCGGGCGTCGCCATCGACTCGGTGGAAGACATGAAGATCCTGTTCGACGGCATCCCGCTCGACAAGGTCAGCGTCTCCATGACGATGAACGGCGCCGTGCTGCCGGTGCTCGCGGGCTACGTGGTCGCGGCCGAAGAGCAGGGCGTGCCGCAAGACAAGCTCTCCGGGACCATCCAGAACGACATCCTCAAGGAGTTCATGGTCCGCAACACCTACATCTACCCGCCCGAGCCGAGCATGCGGGTGATCGGCGACATCATCGAGTACACGGCGAAGAACATGCCGAAGTTCAACTCGATCTCGATCTCGGGTTATCACATGCAGGAGGCGGGCGCGAACCAGGCGCTGGAGCTCGCCTTCACGCTGGCCGATGGCCGCGAGTACGTGAAGACGGCGCTGGCCAAGGGCTTGAACGTCGATGACTTCGCCGGGCGCCTGAGCTTCTTCTGGGCCATCGGTATGAACTTCTATCTGGAAGTCGCCAAGATGCGCGCCGCGCGCCTCTTGTGGTGGCGCATCATGAAGGAGTTCAACCCGAAGAACGACAAGAGCCTGATGCTGCGCACGCACTGCCAGACCTCGGGCTGGAGCTTGACGGAGCAGGACCCGTACAACAACGTCGTGCGCACCACCATCGAGGCCATGGCCGCGGTGTTCGGCGGCACGCAATCGCTGCATACCAACTCGTTCGACGAAGCCATCGCGTTGCCCACCGATTTCTCGGCCCGCATCGCGCGCAACACGCAGCTCATCATCCAGGAAGAGACGCACATCACGAACGTCGTCGACCCCTGGGCCGGCAGCTACATGATGGAGAAGCTCACGCAGGACATGGCCGACAAGGCGTGGTCCATCATCGAAGAGGTGGAGGCGATGGGTGGCATGACCAAGGCCGTGCAGAGCGGTTGGGCCAAGCTCAAGATCGAGGCGAGCGCCGCCGAGAAGCAGGCCCGCATCGACTCGGGCAAGGATGTGATCGTCGGCGTCAACAAGTACAAGCTGAAAGAAGAAGACCCCATCGAGGCGCGCGACATCGACAACCACGCGGTGCGCGATGCGCAGGTGGCGCGGCTGCAGAAGATCCGCGCCACGCGTGACCCCAAGGCCGTGCAGGCCGCGCTTGACGCGTTGACGCAATGCGCCGACAGTGGCTCGGGCAATCTGCTCGACCTCTCCATCAAGGCCATCCGCCTGCGTGCGACGGTGGGCGAGGTGAGCGATGCGCTCGAAAAGGTCTGGGGGCGCCACCGCGCCGACACACAAAAGGTGACCGGCGTGTACGCAGCTGCCTACGACAGTGCCGAGGGTTGGGAAAAGCTCCAGCAAGAGATCGCGGCCTTCGCCGAAGAGCAGGGCCGCCGCCCGCGTGTGATGATCGCCAAGCTCGGGCAGGACGGCCACGACCGCGGCGCAAAAGTTGTCGCCACCGCCTTCGCCGACCTCGGCTTCGATGTCGACATGGGCCCGCTCTTCCAGACGGCCGAAGAGTGCGCGCGCCAGGCCATCGAGAACGACGTGCATGCGGTGGGCGTCTCCACCCTCGCCGCTGGTCACAAGACGCTGGTGCCCGCCATCATCGAAGCGCTCAAGGCGCAGGGGGCCGACGACATCGTCGTTTTCGTCGGCGGTGTCATCCCGCGGCAGGACTACGACTACCTCTACGAGGCCGGCGTGAAGGGCATCTACGGCCCGGGCACGCCCATCCCCGCGAGCGCCAAAGACGTGCTCGAGAAGATCAAGGCGCAGATCGCCAAGGCGTGA
- a CDS encoding GntR family transcriptional regulator, giving the protein MSTTLSPSAAPAPASSRLRESALYEQVAERLRARILAHTLPPGSWIDEQALAAEFGISRTPLREALKVLAAEGLVTMKLRRGAYVTEVSERDLTEVYHLLGLLEADAAATVAEAATDAQLAELQALHDLLEKSVNDRDAFFRANEQFHLKLLQIADNQWTQAMVGDLRRVMKLNRHQSLFKQGRVEASLDEHRQIMQALKARDGARVKRLVERHIKQGREAATLS; this is encoded by the coding sequence ATGTCCACCACCCTGTCGCCCAGCGCCGCGCCCGCGCCGGCTTCGTCTCGCCTGCGCGAGAGCGCCCTCTATGAGCAGGTGGCCGAGCGGCTGCGCGCCCGCATCCTGGCGCACACGCTGCCGCCCGGCAGCTGGATCGACGAGCAGGCCCTCGCCGCCGAGTTCGGCATCAGCCGCACGCCGCTGCGCGAAGCGCTGAAGGTGCTGGCGGCCGAAGGGCTGGTCACGATGAAGCTGCGCCGCGGGGCCTACGTCACCGAGGTGTCGGAACGCGACCTGACCGAGGTCTACCACCTGCTCGGCCTGCTGGAGGCGGATGCCGCCGCCACCGTCGCCGAGGCGGCCACCGATGCGCAGCTCGCCGAGCTGCAGGCGCTGCACGACCTGCTGGAGAAGAGCGTGAACGACCGCGACGCCTTCTTCCGCGCCAACGAGCAGTTCCACCTCAAGCTGCTGCAGATCGCCGACAACCAGTGGACGCAGGCGATGGTGGGCGACCTGCGCCGCGTGATGAAGCTCAACCGGCACCAGTCGCTCTTCAAGCAAGGCCGCGTGGAGGCCTCGCTCGACGAGCACCGCCAGATCATGCAGGCGCTCAAGGCGCGCGATGGCGCCCGGGTGAAGCGGCTGGTGGAGCGTCACATCAAGCAGGGGCGGGAAGCGGCCACGCTGTCCTGA
- a CDS encoding dihydrofolate reductase, translating to MPLAPRPPLTLIAAVARNGAIGRDNQLLFRIPGDLPRLKRVTLGHPVIMGRKTWESLPPKNRPLPGRLNIVVTRNRDWRAEGAVTAHSLEEALEHTRGAQQAFVIGGAELYALALPHADRLDLTEVDQAAEGDAFFPAWKREDFQETARELPPADASAPFGFAFVTYQRKR from the coding sequence ATGCCACTCGCGCCCCGCCCCCCGCTCACGCTCATCGCCGCCGTGGCCCGCAATGGCGCCATTGGCCGCGACAACCAGCTGCTCTTCCGCATCCCCGGTGACCTGCCCCGGCTCAAGCGCGTCACGCTGGGCCACCCGGTCATCATGGGCCGCAAGACCTGGGAGTCGCTACCGCCGAAGAACCGGCCGCTGCCGGGGCGGCTCAACATCGTCGTCACCCGCAACCGCGACTGGCGCGCCGAGGGCGCCGTCACCGCGCACAGCCTCGAAGAGGCGCTCGAACACACCCGCGGTGCGCAGCAGGCCTTCGTCATCGGCGGCGCCGAGCTGTATGCGCTCGCCCTGCCCCACGCCGACCGTCTCGATCTGACCGAAGTCGATCAAGCGGCCGAAGGCGACGCGTTCTTCCCCGCCTGGAAGCGCGAGGACTTCCAGGAAACCGCGCGCGAGCTGCCGCCAGCCGACGCGTCGGCCCCGTTCGGCTTCGCCTTTGTCACCTACCAACGAAAACGCTGA
- a CDS encoding DUF4337 domain-containing protein encodes MSGGGFHVHGPHDHELEHAAQHEPSGMAGQLAVITAILATVGAMFAYMGGATQANAGLYKNMAAIKKTEASNQWNFFQAKSTKQSLAEVSRDLSPVAADREKYQAKIDRYETEKKAIQAEAEKIEAESKDWDRKSDAQMHEHHRWAQATTALQIAIAMAAIALLTKKRWLEYAVIGVSAVGVALGGMAWFHI; translated from the coding sequence ATGTCTGGAGGAGGTTTTCACGTCCACGGCCCGCATGACCACGAGCTGGAGCATGCGGCACAGCACGAACCGTCCGGCATGGCCGGGCAACTGGCGGTGATCACGGCCATCCTTGCCACCGTGGGCGCCATGTTCGCGTACATGGGTGGCGCCACGCAGGCGAATGCGGGGCTCTACAAGAACATGGCGGCCATCAAGAAGACCGAGGCCTCCAACCAGTGGAATTTCTTCCAGGCCAAGAGCACGAAGCAATCGCTCGCCGAGGTGTCGCGCGACCTGTCGCCGGTGGCCGCCGACCGCGAGAAGTACCAGGCCAAGATCGACCGCTACGAGACCGAGAAGAAGGCCATCCAGGCCGAGGCCGAGAAGATCGAAGCCGAGAGCAAGGACTGGGACCGGAAGAGCGATGCCCAGATGCACGAGCACCATCGCTGGGCACAGGCCACGACGGCGCTGCAGATCGCCATCGCGATGGCGGCCATCGCGCTGCTGACGAAGAAGCGCTGGCTCGAATACGCGGTGATCGGCGTGAGCGCGGTCGGCGTGGCACTGGGCGGCATGGCCTGGTTCCACATCTGA